One Helianthus annuus cultivar XRQ/B chromosome 12, HanXRQr2.0-SUNRISE, whole genome shotgun sequence genomic region harbors:
- the LOC110894512 gene encoding transcription factor HHO2 isoform X1, with protein sequence MVVYNNPCEFKGQKCLEYIEALEEERKKIQVFERELPLCLELVSQAIERCRQQMTLGINESLDGQSDQTTNECPVLEEFIPMKSTSSTNEDVDDLQQKQHSSHKSKIICSKDWLASAQLSIQTPDPPLEEDFLSKKLLSKKEKGYGCGTFHLFQKKKTSTSPSTDTDGGGGQSGGGGGGHNGGSNGEDKGHSNKKERRCWSQELHRRFLHALQQLGGAHVATPKQIREFMKVDGLTNDEIKSHLQKYRLHTRRLSPTTPDTHTPQLVVVGRIWMPPLDYTTNAITSPLANDIKDVKAVYAPNASLPACTTTSFYKTKQCKQ encoded by the exons ATGGTTGTTTACAATAATCCATGTGAGTTTAAAGGGCAGAAATGTCTAGAGTATATTGAAGCTTTAGAAGAAGAGCGCAAAAAGATTCAAGTGTTCGAACGCGAGCTTCCTCTTTGTCTTGAGCTTGTTTCTCAAG CTATAGAAAGATGCAGACAGCAAATGACTCTGGGGATCAATGAATCTCTTGATGGTCAATCTGATCAAACAACCAATGAGTGTCCAGTTTTGGAAGAATTTATCCCCATGAAATCAACTTCATCTACAAATGAAGATGTTGATGATTTGCAACAAAAGCAACACTCATCTCATAAATCCAAGATCATTTGTAGCAAAGACTGGCTTGCATCCGCTCAACTCTCAATTCAAACCCCGGATCCACCGCTTGAAGag GACTTTCTGTCGAAGAAGTTATTGTCTAAGAAGGAAAAGGGATACGGATGTGGCACttttcatcttttccaaaagAAAAAAACTTCCACCAGTCCTTCAACAGACACGGATGGTGGTGGAGGTCagagtggtggcggtggtggtggtcaCAACGGCGGGAGCAATGGAGAAGATAAAGGGCATTCTAATAAGAAAGAAAGGAGGTGTTGGTCTCAGGAATTGCACCGACGGTTCCTCCATGCTCTTCAACAACTTGGTGGAGCTCATG TTGCTACACCTAAGCAAATTAGGGAATTTATGAAGGTTGATGGGCTGACAAATGATGAAATTAAAAGCCACTTACAG AAATATCGTTTGCATACAAGAAGGTTGAGTCCTACAACACCAGACACACACACTCCCCAGCTAGTGGTGGTTGGCCGAATATGGATGCCACCACTCGATTATACAACCAACGCCATCACATCTCCGCTAGCCAATGACATCAAGGATGTGAAAGCAGTATACGCCCCAAACGCGTCTCTACCAGCGTGTACTACCACATCTttctacaaaacaaaacaatGCAAGCAATAA
- the LOC110894512 gene encoding transcription factor HHO2 isoform X2: MTLGINESLDGQSDQTTNECPVLEEFIPMKSTSSTNEDVDDLQQKQHSSHKSKIICSKDWLASAQLSIQTPDPPLEEDFLSKKLLSKKEKGYGCGTFHLFQKKKTSTSPSTDTDGGGGQSGGGGGGHNGGSNGEDKGHSNKKERRCWSQELHRRFLHALQQLGGAHVATPKQIREFMKVDGLTNDEIKSHLQKYRLHTRRLSPTTPDTHTPQLVVVGRIWMPPLDYTTNAITSPLANDIKDVKAVYAPNASLPACTTTSFYKTKQCKQ; the protein is encoded by the exons ATGACTCTGGGGATCAATGAATCTCTTGATGGTCAATCTGATCAAACAACCAATGAGTGTCCAGTTTTGGAAGAATTTATCCCCATGAAATCAACTTCATCTACAAATGAAGATGTTGATGATTTGCAACAAAAGCAACACTCATCTCATAAATCCAAGATCATTTGTAGCAAAGACTGGCTTGCATCCGCTCAACTCTCAATTCAAACCCCGGATCCACCGCTTGAAGag GACTTTCTGTCGAAGAAGTTATTGTCTAAGAAGGAAAAGGGATACGGATGTGGCACttttcatcttttccaaaagAAAAAAACTTCCACCAGTCCTTCAACAGACACGGATGGTGGTGGAGGTCagagtggtggcggtggtggtggtcaCAACGGCGGGAGCAATGGAGAAGATAAAGGGCATTCTAATAAGAAAGAAAGGAGGTGTTGGTCTCAGGAATTGCACCGACGGTTCCTCCATGCTCTTCAACAACTTGGTGGAGCTCATG TTGCTACACCTAAGCAAATTAGGGAATTTATGAAGGTTGATGGGCTGACAAATGATGAAATTAAAAGCCACTTACAG AAATATCGTTTGCATACAAGAAGGTTGAGTCCTACAACACCAGACACACACACTCCCCAGCTAGTGGTGGTTGGCCGAATATGGATGCCACCACTCGATTATACAACCAACGCCATCACATCTCCGCTAGCCAATGACATCAAGGATGTGAAAGCAGTATACGCCCCAAACGCGTCTCTACCAGCGTGTACTACCACATCTttctacaaaacaaaacaatGCAAGCAATAA